A genomic stretch from Nerophis ophidion isolate RoL-2023_Sa linkage group LG14, RoL_Noph_v1.0, whole genome shotgun sequence includes:
- the LOC133568963 gene encoding disco-interacting protein 2 homolog C-like, protein MADRDPASIPVEVRAKLAELELELSEGDITQKGYEKKRSKLIGAYFPQGPAMDPSTGQERRTPATPSSSSRYHRRRLSGSRDERYRSDVHTEAVQAALAKHRERKMAVPMPSKRRSLVVQNSMEAYTPPDTSSGSEDEGHNNAEEEGEGGDGEEEDGGGGGGGGGGGGGGGGGGTTSSLDGSISMEHWISRAIHSTSSNTTSSTASSSSTRSGGSGAAHARLAEVLAQHVHISAHQHHLRLHHQHHQHHKAGKNKRPHNFRFFSPPHLVHKCGRNTKKVKPSPPFKHLRDHESMIEYPSLSWRLFVY, encoded by the exons GTGACATCACACAGAAAGGTTATGAGAAGAAGAGGTCCAAGCTGATTGGAGCGTATTTCCCACAGGGCCCAG CCATGGATCCTTCCACGGGCCAGGAGAGGAGAACACCAGCCACTCCGTCCTCGTCCTCGCGCTACCACCGCCGCCGCTTGTCTGGGTCACGGGACGAACGCTACCGCTCAG ATGTGCACACGGAGGCGGTGCAGGCGGCGCTGGCCAAGCACAGGGAGAGGAAGATGGCGGTGCCCATGCCTTCCAAGCGACGCTCCCTGGTGGTCCAGAACTCCATGGAGGCCTACACACCGCCAG ACACCTCCTCTGGGTCCGAGGACGAAGGTCACAACAACGCGGAGGAGGAGGGTGAGGGAGGGGACGGCGAAGAAGaggatggaggaggaggaggtggtggtggtggcggcggcggaggaggaggcggaggcggAACAACATCCAGCCTGGATGGCAGCATCAGCATGGAGCACTGGATCAGTCGCGCCATCCACAGCACCTCCTCCAACACTACCTCCTCCactgcctcctcctcctccactcgCAGCGGGGGCAGCGGGGCGGCACACGCTCGTCTGGCCGAGGTCCTTGCGCAGCACGTGCACATTTCGGCCCACCAGCACCACCTGCGCCTTCACCATCAGCACCACCAGCACCACAAAGCCGGTAAGAACAAACGGCCACACAACTTCCGCTTTTTCAGTCCTCCCCACTTGGTGCATAAATGTGGAAGGAATACAAAAAAAGTCAAACCAAGTCCTCCTTTTAAGCACTTAAGGGATCATGAGAGCATGATAGAGTATCCCTCTCTCTCGTGGAGGTTATTTGTTTATTGA